One genomic region from Myxococcales bacterium encodes:
- a CDS encoding GMC family oxidoreductase N-terminal domain-containing protein produces MSQEFDFIVVGGGSAGAVVAARLSEDPTCHVALVEAGGRPPEHELMPVACGDLQLDPETDWMYTADPGKAGLGLIDRRMPVPRGKMLGGSSGINYMA; encoded by the coding sequence GTGTCCCAGGAATTCGATTTCATTGTTGTAGGCGGCGGATCCGCCGGAGCCGTTGTCGCGGCACGGCTGAGCGAAGACCCTACCTGTCACGTTGCATTGGTGGAAGCCGGCGGTCGACCGCCGGAGCACGAGTTGATGCCCGTTGCTTGCGGGGACCTGCAACTCGATCCCGAAACCGATTGGATGTACACGGCTGATCCGGGCAAGGCTGGCCTTGGGTTGATCGATCGCAGAATGCCTGTACCCAGGGGCAAGATGCTGGGCGGATCGTCGGGGATCAACTACATGGCTT